In Uranotaenia lowii strain MFRU-FL chromosome 2, ASM2978415v1, whole genome shotgun sequence, one genomic interval encodes:
- the LOC129741686 gene encoding RNA-binding protein 47-like produces the protein MSVYWCGFEYRTIQINGQRFIGPPEELEEPTYEWELFVKHIPRYLFEQELLPLFSSVGLVYQIRLLMCFSGLNRGIAFVRYTNGEDFRRAVAKFDKLSLGSKTVLFACKSLNLRKLVLLNIDGAIPDEIIREFLRVHCSGECVFIGFRSSIPTKKFAIIQFRCHYETALTRRKLMSLMFYLGEDCCLKWYNRGLKAGWRA, from the exons ATGTCGGTTTACTGGTGTGGTTTCGAGTATCGAACGATTCAAATCAACGGTCAACGTTTCATTGGGCCACCGGAGGAGCTGGAGGAACCGACCTATGAGTGGGAACTTTTCGTGAAACACATTCCCCGGTACCTGTTTGAGCAGGAGTTGTTGCCGCTTTTTTCGTCCGTTGGCCTCGTTTATCAGATCCGGTTGCTGATGTGCTTCTCCGGGTTGAATCGAGGAATCGCTTTCGTTCGCTACACGAATGGGGAAGATTTCCGGCGGGCGGTGGCCAAATTCGACAAGCTCTCGCTGGGAAGTAAAACGGTTCTGTTTGCCTGTAAGAGTTTGAACCTTCGAAAGCTGGTGCTTCTCAACATCGACGGTGCTATTCCGGATGAAATCATTCGGGAATTCCTTCGAGTCCACTGCTCCGGTGAATGT GTGTTCATCGGTTTTCGGAGCAGCATTCCGACGAAAAAGTTTGCCATCATTCAGTTCCGGTGCCATTACGAGACGGCTCTGACTCGTCGCAAGCTGATGTCCTTGATGTTCTACCTGGGAGAGGATTGCTGCCTCAAGTGGTACAATCGGGGCCTGAAAGCAGGATGGCGTGCCTAA
- the LOC129749869 gene encoding uncharacterized protein LOC129749869, which translates to MKKLIAIILLAVAVFATKECLEKAPFVTQDLVGSIHSNRVNRTLEAVFKKQGFNFTIIEGHTCRNVVNESVFWYHVILSQHDLRAEVSYILARNGTKRGRVDYLILDEDKLSFVVRTKTALIK; encoded by the exons atgaAGAAACTGATCGCGATCATTCTATTAGCTGTGGCCG TTTTTGCAACCAAAGAATGCTTGGAAAAAGCTCCATTTGTGACGCAGGATCTCGTGGGGTCGATCCATTCCAATCGAGTGAACAGAACGTTGGAAgcagtttttaaaaaacaagGATTCAACTTTACGATCATCGAAGGACACACCTGCCGGAATGTTGTGAATGAATCCGTCTTTTGGTACCATGTGATACTGTCCCAGCACGATTTGAGAGCCGAAGTGTCCTACATCTTGGCACGGAATGGTACCAAAAGAGGCCGAGTCGATTACCTGATACTGGACGAGGACAAACTAAGTTTTGTAGTGCGTACAAAGACTGCGCTCATAAAATAG